One Coffea eugenioides isolate CCC68of chromosome 2, Ceug_1.0, whole genome shotgun sequence genomic window, ACATGTTTATAGTTAGTATCTTTACTTGTTTTCTTAGTATCGACTTCCTTTGTTGTGTTAGTTTCTACATTGTCCTGAGCAGTTGGAAAGACCAATGGCTGTGGCATCTGATCCCCCAAATATGAGACTTAGTTGATGATTAGATGTTTGTTAGCCTGCccatcttttgattttttataGTAGTGGAAAGTAATTGGTCTTCTATGAAATCCGTTTTTCTAATGGTTAATATTTGAGCATAGAAGCTTTAAGTTAAGCTATTTAAACTTTTTAATTGGCAGCAGATTGTTACACTTAAAACCAGAAAAAATGAGATATACTTTTATGCTTCATATACACCAAAATTAATTGCTGATAATATCAGATATTGAATCAAATTCTTATCTCTCTTCTTTCCACCTCTTCCTACCAAAGCTGAACAAAGGAATCTAAAGTAGTTCTCAACTTTGTGACTTGGTTGGTGAACAGTGTCCTTTTATATTCACTATTATCCCAAGCAGATGAAGCATCTGAATGTCAACTTTGTAGTTTGTACGTACAATTACAAATGCAACCTGTTCTCTTTTCTGATAACAATTCTTTTAGGGCATTATATAGTTGTTTTACTAAGAAGCAATGCAACAGTGAGCAGCAGCATAGCTGGACGTTGCTCTATTCAACCAAAGACAAACTCGTTAAGCAAAACAAAACAACCTGCTACCATTATCATCATTATTATCACACTAAATGTTCATGCCTCGGCTATTCCTGATTCCATCCATATGTATCTCGAACATCCTGCAGTATTACCGAATTCTGCCCCGTTAGACTGGTACTTAAATGTATTTGCTGGTTGAAAGGTGTTACATTGTTAGTTACGTGGATCTCAGTAGCCTGCTACTTGAATCTTCTTAATGGTATAAAAATTTTTGTGGATATTAAGTGATAAAATCATTCATTATCTTGTTAACATAAGGATGCAGTTCACTTTAGGAATATATCTGTTTCAGGAAGATGTTCAACACATGGTAGACACAGGTCTGGAGGCTTACAGATTCTCTATTTCCTGGTCAAGACTTATTCCTGGTATGTTGAGTTCTACTGTACTACCTATACAAGACCACTGCACactttatttctttcttctgATACCTTGTTTTATAATTTCTCTTTTCAGATGGAAGAGGCCGTGTCAACCCCAAAGGTTTAGAATATTACAACAATCTTATTAATGAACTCCTAATGCATGGTAAGCTTATCCTGTACAATGATTAAGCACTTCTAGGGAATCCGCTCATGGATAATGACATCATATTGACAAATCTTTATCTTCCCAAGAACATGGAGATAAACTTCCAAAATGCTGTACAATCTATTCAAATTTCTTTCCATCTTAATGCGACTTTACTGTTGGACCAACGCATAGGAATTCAGCCACATGTCACGCTTTTTCACTTTGATACCCCTCAAGTTCTTGAAGATGAATATGGGGGATGGCTCAGTCGGAAGATAGTGTAAGTATTTAATATTTGTACTTTGATCCATTCACATTTAAGCTTGTTTTATATATGATTTATATTGTAAAGCATAGATGCTTATTTATGGTATCAGATCTAAACACTTATTTGTTTATTATTTCAGGAACGACTTTACCGCCTATGCTGATGTGTGCTTCAAGGAATTTGGAGACAGGGTTCTGTATTGGACTACCATAAATGAGGGTAATATATTTTCCATTTGTGGTTATGATAATGGAATCGGACCCCCAGGGCGCTGCTCTTTTCCATTTGGACTGAACTGCTCTGAGGGTAATTCCATAACTGAGCCATATATTGCTGGTCACAACATGTTGCTGGCACATTCATCTGCTGTGAAGCTATACTACAAAAAGCATAAGGTATTACTATGATATcctatttcataatttttttcacATAAACAGCAATCAGTATCTTGAAAGCTCTACAACTGCGattgaaatatgatttttgtcACATTGATCCTAATGAACTATCGTTTTTGATAAACTCATAGTCCATGTCCAACCATATACATCTCTGCATGTACAGAGGTGGCACTGTGGTTAATAAGTAATCATAGATGGAAACTATTATTAGTTAGTGGTGTTAACTGAAAAATACTAGAGATGAATTTACAGAGTAGGTCAATCTTCCGATTCACTTTTATAGAGATAGGGATGGAAATGTGGCTTGAAGTGTCCAAGCAGATATTTAGATGCTCGTCTACTTGCTAATTGGAGTCATTCTGCTATGTGCTGGCTCTGGTGTAGTCATTTACATTGAAAGAATTCTGTCCTTAAACATATCTGTCGCCTCTTCGATTTTAATCAAGGAAATCACGATTTATTCTAAGATAAATTATCAACATTTAGTCAGTTTGCATTTGTCTCATAGGGAAACAAAATGATTGATTGCAAGTGCTCCTGGGACTTGGTTTAGTTGGAAGAATAGAAAAATAGCTTGGAATAGAGACCAAACACGCTTCAGATCACCTCTGGGGATTGGAAAATGGGCAGCTTAACAGGTCTGAGAATGGAAAGGCAATTTAGTAATAAAGCGCCCTGCTTCTACTCCCACTAATGTGTGTAGTATCATGCAGTTTGATCATTGAGTTCCCACCTTGCATCTGCCAAGGACATTGATGCTTTTGTCTAGAATTCATATAAGTGGTTTCTTTTTGATCTTCATATTTGGAAACATATGATGTGAAGTCAATTAACAGATATTGAACCTCTATATCAGGCGACTCAACGGGGTTTTGTGGGACTAAACATCTATGCTTCTTGGTTTTCTCCATATTCTAATGCTACAGAAGATATAATTGCAACTCAAAGAGCCATTGATTTTTACATTGGTTGGTGAGTTGTGAATCTTTGGTAGATAAGTGCCTATTTCACCATCTCTTGTTAGCAGCAAGATGCTTTCTGCATTTTTCTGCTTGAAGTAAAATATAAGCTTGCTTTATCGTATATCCACTATTTGACTGCAGGTTTCTCCATCCAATGGTGTTTGGAGACTATCCTGACATCATAAAGAAGAATGCTGGCACAAAGATTCCAGCACTTACTCCGAGTGAATCTAGGCTACTTAAGGGCTCATTTGACTTTATAGGGCTGAACCATTATTCAACACTCTACGTCAAGGACAGTCCTAGCAGCCTTAATATGAATATCAGGGACATAGTTGCTGATATGGGATTAAGCGCTCTGGGTATGTGTCGCACATGTGCTGTGATCTTGCATTGTACTTATTCCTTGCTGGAATCAACTGATCAAATCCTTTTGCAAAGCCTTGTTTATTAGTTCTATGAGAACTAGTTTACAACCTTGGATTCAACTCCGAATTCTAAGTGCTTCTCCTTCTTTCAAAAATCTATATCTCTATGTTGACTTTTGTTTCCCTATAGATATTGTGATTAAATTTACTTATTACTGTatctttctgtttttctttagTTGAGCCAGAAGATGCATCAGAAAATCAGGTTGGGATTAACAGTTTTACTTCAAGATATTCTGTTCTTCATTTTCGGTCCCGTGTTAATTACCATCGTGTTTGGGACAGAATGATGATACATCATCCAGTCTATCCGGAATTCTGGAGTATCTCAGGAATGTATATGCCAATCCACCTACTTATGTCCATGAAAATGGTTctttctctgtctctctctcacGCATATCTGCCTTTGCTTGGATGCATTAACCTGTATCTTTTCTGGTCATTTTCCAAATGTTTCTGTACTAGTGACCTGATTCTGACAAATGCTTACCTCCGATAGACATTATTGGTACTACATCTGTCATTTCACCAAAAAAGAGAAATGAATTGATCACTTAACCTGCGAACCTAATTATACCACCACTAAAAATATATTGCTTGAGAATTATCATTTCCTTTTGGATTTGTTCCTCTTCGTGGATATATATGCATGGTTTTAGCTCTCTAAGTTTCTAGCATTAAGTTTAGGGTGCTCTTGTACTTTGTGCAACTTTTTTGGCCGGCTGAGCTCTGCCACAAATGCATTCTCATCTGATGAATTTATAATCAGCAGATGTTTGCAACTATCTAGCTTATTTCTCTTGCTCTTTTCTTGTTCAATATGATTGCAAATAGTTTCAGATTCTCGTGGCTTGACTGTTTTTGACAGGTAAAGGAACTGAGCGCAATGGAACACTAAACGACACATCAAGGGTGAAATATATGTATTCATATATCAGGACCTTGCTTGATGCCATAAAGTAAGCATGTGCAACATTGAATTAGGGTCGCTTCAACTGCGTGTTTACTGCTATTTGTATGAGCTAAATTTTACATATTCCCCATgttttgagatttcaatttcttcattaaCTATTTCACAAATTATTCTGCCAAAAATTGGTCATCGAAGCCATGCAGCAAGGAATGTTCTGCTCAACTTTTTAGACTAAATGCATAAGGTTACTGTATCACTGAAATTATTTCTGAAATGACTTTTCTCACCATTTTAAATGTCGACTTTTCTgacctcctctttttttttttgaatcttgAAATGTTGGGAAGAAATGGATCAAATACAAAAGGGTACTTCCTCTGGTCTTTGCTAGATGGTTTCGAGCCAATAGGCGGCTATACAACCAGCTTCGGCCTGTACTACGTTGATTTGGACGACAAGCAATTGAAAAGATACCCAAAGCTCTCAGCACACTGGTACTCCAATTTCCTCAAGGGAAGAACCATCAAACCTGATGAGATAAATGAAGTTGTAAATGAAATCTTTGTCTCTTCGACATCGAAAGCCTCTGATCAGTGATGACTAGTAAAATCCTTGCatcatttcttctttttctgaTTCTTACTTGCACGACTTCGTCTTCCCACGCCTCCGTCTTCCCACGCCTCATTGTCTTTGATCATTTTGCGCTTATGGGGTTCTCTGTTCAAGTTATGCACAATGTATTTAGTAACTGTGCACGAACTGCACCAAAGGGTAGTGCTAGGATCTGTTTTAAGTATGCCAGTAAATTCTATATGGATTGGATCATTTATTTTGAAGCAGCTTTATATGACAAGGGTTTCAGTTGCACTAAAACATGACAGGAACATGCAAATTTGTACAACTCAAACTGAGAGCCTGAAAGGCTATGGTATATGGGTCAATTGTCCTACCCAGCATACAGTACTGTCAACTAACTGGAAACCCTTCTCATTCGACAGAGGCCTACTAAGTGATTGGTATTAATTGGTATTGGAAATACACAATTTCCCTGGATTGTCTTGGATTTCTCTTTTGCTGGAACAGATCGCCTTTCGTTTTAGGCAGCTTAACTGATCAAGAACACTAATTTTACTGATCAGGAATTCAAATTCAAGATCCTCAACTACATGTTTACATTTAAGAATAGAGCAACTCACGCACCCGAAAAGAAGATAACTTCATTGAACTTTGATTTGTATTTCCACTATACTGATACACATAAAGCTTACCTCAAGTCAATTATTGTTTACAATGTTTGCCCTGCCAAAGTTTTTGCCCCAGCTTGAAACATCTCCCTAATATCATAAAAATCTTCAGTAGCCTGATTATGGTAATCTGGTAGGCATATATGGcgagaaatttctaattttgtgatgaattttaaaaaaattctacaaaaggggtggTTTTGGCAAGGGGTTCCGTCCGGGGTCTTCGCATTCGTGAAATGCGAGCTCAGTGATCCAGTAGATGAAAAACAAGGGGCATTATATTTCTTTGGTTATGAAGCATTAGAGTCTTATCATATATGCAAATGTTGATATGCTGTTTGCGAATATGGACGTCCAACTACTCTGTTTAAACGTGCAGCATGTATTTCAGACATTTCAGAACAACATTAGGGGGTCAATATAGTGTTTaacttttgttcatttttatgtATTTGGGAGTACAATTATTGAATTGTATTTAGTTTTTGTAGCAGGGTACGAAGTTCAAAAACTTACGTCTACATGAATAAAGTTTTGACGCAGATCTCACATTTCTCTGTGTGTGTTCTGTAGTGTAGCATAGCCCTCTATATTTACATGGTAAAGTTATTTGTTTTCATCATATTTGCTTATGCAGTTTGTCATCTATAAGGAAATAAGGGAAAGGTTTAGCAACCATCTTTGGCTTGATGTTTTGTCCAAATGTGATTTGCTGGAAGAACCTCCTGTTGTCTACGTTACAGAAGATGTTAATTGTGATGACTATGAGCTGGCTAAATATCGGAAAATGGGACCTGATGGAGCCTTGCGCGTGTCAGTGAAGAGTGAAATGGGACTTGATGAGGTAATCTTCTGGTCTTCTTTTATATGCAGCTCTATGTTAACTGAGAAGTTAGAGAACTCTTGAAACCATATGGGTCGCATGAGCTCAATGAGCTCGCATTCGCGCATTTTAGGAATGCGAGGTAGGTGAGCTCGCATTTCCGGAATGCGAACACCCTATTTGTAGAACACTCTCCAAGAAACGTCCTCGTTGTagaattccttttttttttcatcataaaCTAAGAATTCACCCCATATATGGCTTGCAATAAAACCATCGATACAAGCAGCTTCTCTATCTCGAGCATTGAAAATTCAATTACGTACTTACCTTGCCAAGGAATAGTGTTGGTAGTATTATTGTGAATGCAATTATGTAGCAGCAAACAAGTCGCAGAGAAAGGAAATTGGGAAAACGACCATTTTGGTGCCTATTTTAGGGTCTTGGCAAATGTGGTCTCTTATCAATCAACTTTAACAATTTAATCCCTCATTCTTGCCAATCTAGAActcaaaacagaaaatttaaaaaattctgATGGAATTGGTTACGTGTAGGGCATGTGGGCCTTTAAAAATGACCAACATAGGTCTTCTTTGATATTCCAATTCAGCATTTAAATTTAATCGATTTAGATCTTAATTAACATGTTCAGACGTGTTTGATAATGAAAACTAGAACATgtgaattaattaagtagcattaaattttttagacaaaacttgtttcaaaaaataaatgataagtTATTCATTTATTACTTGATGTGGATATATACTTAAatttatcaaatttagtacttaacaattcagtAATTTAATGGGATAATGCTGTGGTGACTTATCATCACTCacttttgaatattttaatGATAAAATACTGGAAGAGTTGGTTATAAGCGATCCCCACTGTCTAGATTAGtacttttagcgaccattttGTTACGGTCATTTAGGTTTCCAAGTCCTAGAAACTAGAAAAATAAGGTAAGGAGATAAAGTAGTAATTTGACAATAAAATTGGTAAATTTAGCCATAAAAACAGTAAGCTTTAATATCTTATGAGAATTACCTCGTCATTGCAAAAAGTTACTTACCATTTTTGCAATGAAAGTTACAAATTCTTTCactaattttaccaaaaaaaaaggtgttACATGTCCTCTTAAACCATCTccacttattaaaaaaaaaatgattaccACTCCTAAGAAAGTAATAAGATCTAGATTTAGATGCCTCTAGTTGAAAATATGGGATATTCCCATGAAAAGTTTTTATAATGTAAAATGGTCATCTTGTTTATTCTTGGTGGTATTATTGATGAACTCATATAATTTGGTATGTAAATTGGAGAATCAATCAATTTTTGTTATAGCAATGACAAGGTTTGTCTTTTAAAGTACTAAGTtctaataaaataagaaaaaaataaaggtgCCAAGATGCTCTTAAACTTGATGTTGTTTGAATCCAACTctataga contains:
- the LOC113761630 gene encoding beta-glucosidase 11-like; protein product: MWKQKQRSLMDSSAPLIILLMLLMLLQLLAVMAIARVENFTRSDFPVDFIFGAGSSAFQVEGAAREDGRTPSIWDTFVYANKGLSHGASGDIACDQYHKYKEDVQHMVDTGLEAYRFSISWSRLIPDGRGRVNPKGLEYYNNLINELLMHGIQPHVTLFHFDTPQVLEDEYGGWLSRKIVNDFTAYADVCFKEFGDRVLYWTTINEGNIFSICGYDNGIGPPGRCSFPFGLNCSEGNSITEPYIAGHNMLLAHSSAVKLYYKKHKATQRGFVGLNIYASWFSPYSNATEDIIATQRAIDFYIGWFLHPMVFGDYPDIIKKNAGTKIPALTPSESRLLKGSFDFIGLNHYSTLYVKDSPSSLNMNIRDIVADMGLSALVEPEDASENQNDDTSSSLSGILEYLRNVYANPPTYVHENGKGTERNGTLNDTSRVKYMYSYIRTLLDAIK